In Aspergillus fumigatus Af293 chromosome 4, whole genome shotgun sequence, one genomic interval encodes:
- a CDS encoding putative RNA helicase/RNAse III: MASTVSTCQDASPYQPRNYQLEMLEASMKENIIVAVCSLNSYVKLQNGNDNDPLDGYRERQNAYVFALCIQQHEVIASNLPAVRTRTLTGLDKVELWTDQSIWDAVLNGYRVIVSTHAVLADALSHGFVKMSQLALLIFDEAHHCTRRHAANKIMQDFYHPTLTKSGPAAVPRIMGLTASPVVRSNHQELLMVESNLDAVCRTPRLHRQELLKFTHRPHLQQIWYTPTDPAGFRSASLTLGALYHAWENLDIGDDPYIQRLRKSPLDDRALKKALLTGKTYCREQLRRFVDRSRHIFEELGEWAAEYYIYASIKQLRDRVRDSYMSGDWDEAEKAYLVDFLSKIPTSDIHFALNDPDGFRISPKFESLLNFLDSSDQREFSGLIFVKQRVTVSAMTSLLSVHPYTRERFRCAAYVGWSNSSASKDILGDLLNMQLQRDTLDDFRSGRKNLIIATDVLEEGIDLSACSVVVCYDKPPNLKSFIQRRGRARRKQSTFAIMFPTDDTSADVSRWQDLEQAMIEAYQDDERQLQSVSALESLDEEVMERLTGDSTSAVLTADMAMAHLHHFCAVLPPQPYVDMRPVFSFETNEDGLLKGTVILPSCVHPKVRRTEGRRWWRTERAAMKETAFQAYKSLYEFGLVNDHLLPLTKKPELKTHDLGSMPSILETSEQYDPWIEWAYSWSSPDIHQSRIVVKMNEGRGDELCMRLIGPEYLPPLSPMTLFWNSSTTFTVTFKAAERVPLVPLSSVEDMRAITALYLKATSSRVCSAERDFMALFAPDLHHTELKGWLDTYEGSDPAMEVYSRGHNPLLMGVVRDHSRYGEPFLFRKWLVSHQNPSCSIVELECAPFPHRRNFLRRQTLANSQVDVDEAIPDSAAKNPIVAAEACTIDRLPFTMAIFGLFISAIVEQLEIELIATRLRDTILRDVSFKSTDHIITAISTPLAHRLTNYQRYEFLGDSILKFSVSCQLFFQHPNWHEGYLSEGRDMIVQNPRLAKAALDTGLDAYIVTKRLASRKWSAPLISEKLGRVPAKRQMSTKVLADVVEALIGAAYVDGGHSTAQACIRRFLPEINLHAVDTRTAARSVAPESARHMMNDRLKDHIGYTFEDESLLVEALTHPSCDYDSTTQSYQRLEYLGDAVLDMVIVSAIFNHRIQRPQGDMTKIKHAVVNANLLAFLCMEFAISEEKLDVAQTSKDSFAVTSSQESVELWRFMRYRGQGLKAARDASLARHRALRDEIASSLLQAPHYPWHALSRLNADKFFSDIIESVLGAIFVDSGGNLAPCEVFVEQIGLMAYLRRILDHGIDVRHPRSVVQQLAKTNIQFVLQRVPTEEGGASYQCSVQMEQAELFVVTGCLTAEEAEVTAAVEAIKFLTRDEGSTPLNKS; this comes from the exons ATGGCCTCCACTGTTTCTACATGCCAAGATGCCTCTCCATACCAGCCACGGAACTATCAGCTTGAGATGCTGGAGGCTAGCATGAAAGAGAATATTATTGTGGCAGTATGTTCCCTCAATTCCTACGTTAAGCTTCAGAATGGCAATGATAACGACCCTTTAGATGGATACAGGGAGCGGCAAAACGCATATGTAT TCGCCTTGTGTATACAACAGCATGAAGTTATCGCGTCCAATTTGCCAGCAGTGAGAACGCGGACACTCACTGGGCTCGACAAAGTTGAGTTATGGACCGATCAATCCATCTGGGACGCTGTTCTGAATGGCTACCGAGTCATTGTATCGACGCACGCGGTCCTTGCGGATGCCCTTAGCCATGGCTTCGTGAAAATGTCTCAGTTGGCGCTGctcatctttgatgaag CGCACCACTGCACGCGACGGCATGCCGCAAACAAGATCATGCAGGACTTTTATCATCCGACTTTAACGAAATCTGGCCCCGCTGCTGTCCCTCGTATTATGGGGCTAACAGCCAGTCCGGTGGTCAGATCGAATCACCAGGAGCTCTT GATGGTCGAATCCAACCTTGATGCGGTATGCAGAACACCGCGCTTGCACCGACAAGAACTCCTGAAATTCACCCATAGACCGCACTTGCAGCAGATTTGGTACACACCGACTGATCCTGCGGGGTTCAGGAGCGCAAGTCTGACTTTGGGGGCACTTTACCACGCCTGGGAAAACTTGGATATCGGGGATGACCCTTATATACAGCGGCTCAGAAAAAGTCCCCTTGACGACAGAGCTCTGAAAAAAGCCCTTTTAACGGGCAAAACGTATTGTCGGGAGCAGTTGAGAAGATTCGTCGATCGAAGTCGCCATATCTTCGAAGAGCTCGGAGAATGGGCTGCCGAGTACTACATCTACGCGTCCATCAAGCAGCTCAGGGATCGCGTCCGCGACTCGTATATGAGCGGTGACTGGGACGAAGCCGAGAAAGCGTACCTAGTAGACTTTCTCTCCAAAATACCGACTTCAGATATTCATTTTGCGTTGAACGATCCGGATGGTTTTCGCATCTCCCCGAAGTTTGAATCTCTCCTCAACTTCCTGGACTCATCGGATCAGCGGGAGTTCTCGGGGCTGATCTTTGTCAAACAGAGGGTAACAGTCAGCGCAATGACTAGCCTTCTTTCCGTGCATCCTTACACGCGCGAACGGTTCAGATGTGCTGCCTACGTTGGCTGGTCCaacagcagcgccagcaaGGACATCCTTGGTGATCTTTTGAACATGCAGTTACAGCGCGATACACTGGACGATTTCCGCAGCGGTCGCAAGAACCTTATCATAGCCACAGACGTCCTCGAAGAAGGTATTGATCTTAGTGCCTGTAGCGTCGTCGTGTGCTATGACAAACCACCCAACCTCAAGTCCTTCATCCAGCGCCGGGGGCGGGCAAGGCGGAAGCAGTCGACCTTCGCAATCATGTTCCCAACAGACGACACTTCTGCTGATGTTTCCAGGTGGCAAGATCTCGAACAGGCCATGATAGAGGCCTATCAGGATGACGAACGACAGCTGCAAAGTGTTTCTGCATTGGAGAGTCTGGATGAGGAAGTTATGGAGCGACTTACAGGGGATTCTACGAG CGCCGTCCTCACAGCTGACATGGCCATGGCACACCTGCACCACTTCTGCGCCGTATTGCCGCCTCAACCTTACGTGGACATGCGGCCCGTGTTCTCGTTCGAGACGAACGAGGACGGGCTTCTAAAGGGGACAGTCATCCTGCCCAGTTGCGTGCACCCGAAGGTTCGGCGCACTGAGGGTAGACGATGGTGGCGCACAGAGAGAGCAGCGATGAAAGAGACTGCCTTCCAGGCTTATAAAAGTCTGTACGAGTTTGGCCTCGTCAACGATCACCTCCTGCCGTTGACGAAAAAGCCAGAACTCAAGACGCATGACTTGGGATCTATGCCCTCGATATTGGAGACTTCAGAACAATATGATCCGTGGATTGAATGGGCCTACTCATGGTCGTCGCCTGATATCCATCAAAGTCGGATCGTGGTGAAAATGAACGAAGGGCGAGGCGATGAGCTGTGTATGCGGTTGATAGGACCTGAGTACTTGCCACCCCTCTCGCCGATGACTCTGTTTTGGAACAGTTCGACCACATTTACTGTGACCTTTAAAGCAGCAGAGCGGGTACCACTCGTGCCCTTGAGCAGTGTCGAAGACATGAGGGCGATCACAGCACTCTATCTCAAGGCGACCAGCTCTCGTGTCTGCAGCGCTGAGAGAGATTTCATGGCACTGTTCGCACCTGATCTGCATCACACAGAGCTGAAGGGGTGGCTGGATACATACGAGGGAAGCGACCCGGCCATGGAAGTCTACTCGCGTGGCCACAACCCACTGCTCATGGGCGTGGTTCGAGATCATTCGCGTTACGGAGAACCATTTTTGTTCCGGAAATGGCTTGTCTCTCACCAGAACCCGTCATGTTCGATTGTGGAGTTGGAATGTGCTCCCTTTCCGCATAGACGCAATTTCCTGCGTCGTCAGACGCTGGCTAATAGCCAGGTGGATGTCGATGAAGCAATCCCCGACTCTGCAGCCAAGAACCCCATTGTCGCTGCAGAGGCGTGCACCATCGATAGGCTTCCATTCACAATGGCTATATTCGGCCTGTTCATCTCCGCCATTGTCGAGCAATTGGAGATTGAATTGATCGCAACCCGACTCAGAGACACGATCCTCAGAGATGTCAGCTTCAAGAGCACTGATCACATCATTACCGCAATCAGTACCCCTTTGGCTCACAGACTGACCAATTACCAGCGGTACGAGTTCCTAGGCGACTCGATCCTCAAATTCTCTGTTTCCTGCCAGTTGTTCTTTCAGCACCCGAACTGGCACGAAGGTTATCTATCTGAGGGGCGGGACATGATCGTGCAGAATCCTCGCCTTGCCAAAGCCGCGCTGGACACCGGCCTGGACGCCTACATCGTCACCAAGAGGCTTGCGTCGCGGAAATGGTCTGCCCCGTTGATCTCGGAAAAGCTAGGGCGGGTGCCGGCCAAGCGTCAAATGTCGACGAAAGTGCTGGCAGACGTGGTAGAGGCGCTGATCGGAGCCGCATACGTGGACGGCGGCCACTCAACCGCACAGGCATGCATCCGCCGATTTTTGCCCGAGATTAACCTCCACGCGGTGGACACTCGAACCGCAGCCCGGAGTGTGGCTCCCGAGAGCGCCCGGCATATGATGAACGATCGACTGAAAGACCACATCGGCTACACATTCGAGGATGAGtccctcctcgtcgaggCCCTCACCCACCCCTCCTGCGACTACGATTCGACAACCCAGTCCTACCAGCGTCTCGAATACCTCGGCGACGCAGTCCTCGACATGGTCATCGTCTCCGCGATCTTCAACCACCGCATCCAGCGCCCGCAAGGTGACATGACCAAGATCAAGCATGCCGTTGTAAACGCGAAtctcctcgccttcctctGCATGGAATTCGCCATCTCCGAGGAGAAACTTGACGTCGCACAGACATCCAAGGACTCCTTCGCCGTGACTTCCTCCCAGGAATCCGTCGAGCTCTGGCGCTTCATGCGCTACCGCGGTCAGGGTCTCAAAGCCGCCCGCGACGCCTCGCTCGCCCGCCACCGCGCCCTGCGAGACGAAATCGCGTCGTCCCTGCTGCAGGCCCCGCATTACCCCTGGCACGCCCTCTCCCGGCTCAACGCGGACAAGTTCTTCTCGGATATCATCGAGAGCGTCCTCGGCGCCATCTTCGTCGACTCAGGGGGTAACCTTGCGCCGTGCGAGGTCTTCGTCGAGCAGATCGGGCTGATGGCCTACCTGCGTCGAATACTGGACCATGGGATTGACGTTAGGCATCCGAGGAGCGTGGTGCAGCAGTTGGCTAAGACAAATATCCAGTTTGTGTTGCAGCGGGTTCCGACCGAGGAGGGAGGCGCGAGCTATCAGTGCTCAGTTCAGATGGAGCAGGCGGAGCTGTTTGTAGTGACGGGGTGCTTGACAGCTGAAGAGGCGGAGGTGACCGCTGCCGTTGAGGCGATTAAATTCCTGACACGGGATGAGGGGTCTACACCATTGAACAAGAGCTGA
- a CDS encoding bZIP transcription factor has translation MASTPRTELVNPNPQTESINVLKRISCQPCCGCGYISKVAGAAELTGKWAGHTSASDAPKSNQIDQARPQPPAPQPPHMQPNTPARDQNNIDPAISGATMLTGPPQTPTQPDVTGQETPKTYGKRPLSTSKRAAQNRAAQRAFRQRKEAHIRELEGKVKAYESMGEAIKALQAENYQLREYIINLQSRLLDSQGEVPELPGNIDLSQPRSEIPVPPIPNSGTATTTAPPPTAPQQPQPSHAQAPTSNDDMNSLNRIAVAGLGMRKPPTEEANYLGNNFQAQARRVRPDEGQPEASELPKQEQTHGLPLIS, from the exons ATGGCCAGCACTCCCCGGACCGAGCTCGTCAATCCAAACCCCCAAACCGAGTCCATCAACGTGCTGAAAAGGATCAGTTGCCAGCCCTGCTGTGGTTGCGGATACATTTCAAAGGTTGCAGGTGCTGCGGAACTTACTGGCAAATGGGCTGGACATACAAGTGCTTCGGACGCACCAAAAAGCAACCAGATTGAT CAAGCTCGACCCCAACCTCCTGCACCGCAGCCTCCGCACATGCAGCCCAACACGCCGGCTCGCGATCAGAATAACATCGATCCTGCCATTTCAGGCGCTACCATGCTAACCGGCCCACCGCAAACTCCCACCCAGCCTGATGTAACTGGCCAGGAGACCCCGAAAACCTACGGCAAACGGCCGTTATCCACCTCGAAACGCGCCGCACAGAACCGTGCCGCGCAG CGGGCGTTCCGTCAGCGGAAGGAAGCGCATATCCGGGAGTTGGAAGGCAAGGTGAAGGCATACGAGAGCATGGGCGAAGCGATCAAAGCTCTGCAGGCGGAAAACTACCAGCTCCGGGAGtacatcatcaacctgcaGTCTCGCTTGTTGGATTCTCAAGGCGAGGTTCCGGAGCTACCTGGCAACATCGACCTGAGTCAACCGCGGAGCGAAATTCCTGTGCCTCCTATTCCAAACTCGGGGACGGCCACTACTACTGCCCCTCCTCCAACTGCACCCCAGCAACCCCAACCTTCTCACGCTCAAGCCCCCACATCGAATGACGATATGAACTCCCTGAACCGCATAGCTGTTGCCGGGCTTGGAATGCGCAAACCTCCTACCGAAGAGGCAAATTATCTCGGCAACAATTTTCAGGCACAGGCAAGGCGCGTCCGTCCTGACGAAGGACAACCCGAAGCTTCGGAACTGCCCAAGCAGGAACAAACGCATGGCCTCCCACTCATATCATAG